One stretch of Urocitellus parryii isolate mUroPar1 chromosome 12, mUroPar1.hap1, whole genome shotgun sequence DNA includes these proteins:
- the Wdcp gene encoding WD repeat and coiled-coil-containing protein isoform X1, with protein sequence MELGKGKLLRTGLNVLYQAIHPNHGLAWTDGNQVFLTDLQFHSGEAKLGNSRVIGQFEHVCGLSWAQSATADMPTLLAIQHKKHVTVWQLCPSTVGSSKWLVSQTSEIRESLPLLPQGCVWHPQNAVLTVMTSQNVSVFPDVHCDSSRIKVDINTQGRIHCGCWTQDGQRLVVAVGSSLHSFIWDSPQKILHRSSLCPVFDVDSYICSMRATVDSQVAIATELPLDKICSLNALETFDVPLNGEDTHLPTFPVIDEMPSVDKGEIASESNSEISVSPSFSEPLDLTHIHFNQARSEGSSLICLRQKNYLTGTGQDSSHLVLVTFKEAVTMTRKVTIPGILVPDLIAFNLKAQVVAVASNTCNIILIYSIISSSMPNIQQIHLESNERPKGICFLADKLLILVGKQKSTDSAFLPSSESDQYILRLIVREVLLKEESSATSNKSQSAPSICSALLNRKKLIRSLSPDFCHQNRGLLLTANTNSQNKRPGRPLIKEIKSLPSSITDDSIALETLSRPSRTPDHSSTPKPPDVFQKENLQKEKETYQLPKELGILSRNLIELQQCLSELMDFVHNGKKSSPVYPLSKDLPYVHIIYQKPCYVGPVERRAVLLCNGKLRLSAIQQMFGLSLVEMLHDSHWILLSADSEGFIPLTFTATQVIIVRDGILSRSDVSRDPLSHSQDPLPSPEVFGDLIAQGLHTTSCSNHLDGVA encoded by the exons ATGGAGTTGGGAAAAGGAAAACTGCTCAGGACTGGACTGAATGTGTTGTATCAAGCAATACACCCAAACCATGGCCTTGCCTGGACGGATGGGAATCAAGTATTTCTGACTGATTTACAGTTTCACAGTGGAGAAGCCAAACTTGGGAACTCCAGAGTCATTGGACAATTTGAACATGTCTGTGGGCTATCGTGGGCCCAGTCAGCAACGGCTGACATGCCCACTCTACTTGCTATCCAGCACAAGAAGCATGTCACTGTGTGGCAGCTGTGTCCCAGCACTGTGGGGTCAAGCAAATGGTTGGTGTCTCAGACCTCTGAAATTAGAGAAtcacttcctctccttccccagggcTGTGTGTGGCACCCCCAAAATGCTGTCCTGACTGTGATGACTTCACAGAATGTCTCTGTTTTCCCTGATGTTCACTGTGACAGTTCCCGGATAAAAGTGGACATCAACACTCAGGGCCGCATTCACTGTGGATGCTGGACCCAGGATGGCCAGAGGCTAGTGGTTGCAGTAGGCAGCAgccttcattcttttatttgggATAGTCCTCAGAAGATTCTTCACAGGTCCTCCTTGTGTCCAGTGTTTGATGTGGACAGCTACATCTGTTCCATGAGAGCCACTGTGGATTCACAGGTTGCTATAGCTACAGAGCTTCCACTAGATAAGATTTGTAGCTTAAATGCATTGGAAACGTTTGATGTTCCACTTAATGGTGAAGATACTCATCTTCCTACTTTTCCAGTTATTGATGAAATGCCTTCTGTGGATAAGGGGGAAATTGCTTCTGAATCAAATTCTGAAATATcagtttctccttccttttcagaGCCCTTGGATCTAACTCATATACATTTCAACCAAGCTAGGTCTGAGGGGAGTTCTCTTATTTGCTTAAGACAAAAGAACTACTTGACAGGAACTGGCCAGGATTCTTCACATTTGGTCCTTGTGACTTTTAAGGAAGCAGTTACCATGACCAGAAAAGTGACCATTCCAGGCATTTTGGTTCCTGATTTAATAGCATTTAATCTTAAAGCACAGGTAGTGGCAGTGGCTTCCAACACTTGTAATATAATTTTGATCTACTCTATCATTTCATCTTCTATGCCAAACATCCAGCAAATTCATTTAGAAAGTAATGAAAGACCAAAAGGCATATGTTTTTTGGcagataaattattaattttggtaGGAAAACAAAAGTCCACTGATTCagcatttcttccttcttcagaGTCTGATCAGTATATCCTTCGTCTGATTGTTAGAGAAGTATTGTTGAAAGAAGAATCTTCAGCCACATCTAACAAAAGCCAGAGTGCTCCTTCTATTTGCAGTGCTCtgttaaataggaaaaaattgaTTAGAAGTCTTTCCCCAGATTTTTGCCACCAAAACAGAGGGCTTTTATTAACAGCTAATACTAATAGTCAGAATAAAAGGCCTGGAAGGCCCCttattaaagaaatcaaaagtcTCCCATCCAGTATCACTGATGATTCCATTGCCCTGGAAACACTCTCAAGGCCCAGCAGAACACCAGATCACTCCAGCACACCAAAACCTCCTGATGTGTTTCAAAAAGAGAActtacaaaaggaaaaggaaacttaCCAACTACCTAAGGAACTGGGAATTTTGTCTAGAAACCTGATTGAATTGCAACAGTGTCTTTCTGAACTCATGGATTTTGTACATAATGGGAAGAAATCCTCTCCAGTGTATCCACTCTCTAAGGATCTCCCTTATGTTCACATCATTTACCAG aaaccTTGTTATGTAGGTCCTGTTGAAAGAAGAGCAGTGCTTCTCTGCAATGGCAAGCTAAGGCTCAGTGCAATTCAGCAGATGTTTGGCCTCTCTCTTGTTGAAATGCTGCATG ATTCCCATTGGATTCTTCTCTCTGCTGATAGTGAGGGCTTCATCCCATTAACTTTCACAGCCACCCAGGTAATCATCGTGAGAGATGGCATCCTGTCCAGGTCAGATGTCTCCAGGGACCCTCTTTCGCACAGTCAGGATCCTCTTCCTTCACCTGAAGTCTTTGGAGACCTTATTGCCCAGGGTTTACATACCACTAGCTGTTCTAATCATTTAGACGGCGTGGCCTGA
- the Wdcp gene encoding WD repeat and coiled-coil-containing protein isoform X2: MELGKGKLLRTGLNVLYQAIHPNHGLAWTDGNQVFLTDLQFHSGEAKLGNSRVIGQFEHVCGLSWAQSATADMPTLLAIQHKKHVTVWQLCPSTVGSSKWLVSQTSEIRESLPLLPQGCVWHPQNAVLTVMTSQNVSVFPDVHCDSSRIKVDINTQGRIHCGCWTQDGQRLVVAVGSSLHSFIWDSPQKILHRSSLCPVFDVDSYICSMRATVDSQVAIATELPLDKICSLNALETFDVPLNGEDTHLPTFPVIDEMPSVDKGEIASESNSEISVSPSFSEPLDLTHIHFNQARSEGSSLICLRQKNYLTGTGQDSSHLVLVTFKEAVTMTRKVTIPGILVPDLIAFNLKAQVVAVASNTCNIILIYSIISSSMPNIQQIHLESNERPKGICFLADKLLILVGKQKSTDSAFLPSSESDQYILRLIVREVLLKEESSATSNKSQSAPSICSALLNRKKLIRSLSPDFCHQNRGLLLTANTNSQNKRPGRPLIKEIKSLPSSITDDSIALETLSRPSRTPDHSSTPKPPDVFQKENLQKEKETYQLPKELGILSRNLIELQQCLSELMDFVHNGKKSSPVYPLSKDLPYVHIIYQKPCYVGPVERRAVLLCNGKLRLSAIQQMFGLSLVEMLHDSHWILLSADSEGFIPLTFTATQGKGQREKGSPFFLFFQ, from the exons ATGGAGTTGGGAAAAGGAAAACTGCTCAGGACTGGACTGAATGTGTTGTATCAAGCAATACACCCAAACCATGGCCTTGCCTGGACGGATGGGAATCAAGTATTTCTGACTGATTTACAGTTTCACAGTGGAGAAGCCAAACTTGGGAACTCCAGAGTCATTGGACAATTTGAACATGTCTGTGGGCTATCGTGGGCCCAGTCAGCAACGGCTGACATGCCCACTCTACTTGCTATCCAGCACAAGAAGCATGTCACTGTGTGGCAGCTGTGTCCCAGCACTGTGGGGTCAAGCAAATGGTTGGTGTCTCAGACCTCTGAAATTAGAGAAtcacttcctctccttccccagggcTGTGTGTGGCACCCCCAAAATGCTGTCCTGACTGTGATGACTTCACAGAATGTCTCTGTTTTCCCTGATGTTCACTGTGACAGTTCCCGGATAAAAGTGGACATCAACACTCAGGGCCGCATTCACTGTGGATGCTGGACCCAGGATGGCCAGAGGCTAGTGGTTGCAGTAGGCAGCAgccttcattcttttatttgggATAGTCCTCAGAAGATTCTTCACAGGTCCTCCTTGTGTCCAGTGTTTGATGTGGACAGCTACATCTGTTCCATGAGAGCCACTGTGGATTCACAGGTTGCTATAGCTACAGAGCTTCCACTAGATAAGATTTGTAGCTTAAATGCATTGGAAACGTTTGATGTTCCACTTAATGGTGAAGATACTCATCTTCCTACTTTTCCAGTTATTGATGAAATGCCTTCTGTGGATAAGGGGGAAATTGCTTCTGAATCAAATTCTGAAATATcagtttctccttccttttcagaGCCCTTGGATCTAACTCATATACATTTCAACCAAGCTAGGTCTGAGGGGAGTTCTCTTATTTGCTTAAGACAAAAGAACTACTTGACAGGAACTGGCCAGGATTCTTCACATTTGGTCCTTGTGACTTTTAAGGAAGCAGTTACCATGACCAGAAAAGTGACCATTCCAGGCATTTTGGTTCCTGATTTAATAGCATTTAATCTTAAAGCACAGGTAGTGGCAGTGGCTTCCAACACTTGTAATATAATTTTGATCTACTCTATCATTTCATCTTCTATGCCAAACATCCAGCAAATTCATTTAGAAAGTAATGAAAGACCAAAAGGCATATGTTTTTTGGcagataaattattaattttggtaGGAAAACAAAAGTCCACTGATTCagcatttcttccttcttcagaGTCTGATCAGTATATCCTTCGTCTGATTGTTAGAGAAGTATTGTTGAAAGAAGAATCTTCAGCCACATCTAACAAAAGCCAGAGTGCTCCTTCTATTTGCAGTGCTCtgttaaataggaaaaaattgaTTAGAAGTCTTTCCCCAGATTTTTGCCACCAAAACAGAGGGCTTTTATTAACAGCTAATACTAATAGTCAGAATAAAAGGCCTGGAAGGCCCCttattaaagaaatcaaaagtcTCCCATCCAGTATCACTGATGATTCCATTGCCCTGGAAACACTCTCAAGGCCCAGCAGAACACCAGATCACTCCAGCACACCAAAACCTCCTGATGTGTTTCAAAAAGAGAActtacaaaaggaaaaggaaacttaCCAACTACCTAAGGAACTGGGAATTTTGTCTAGAAACCTGATTGAATTGCAACAGTGTCTTTCTGAACTCATGGATTTTGTACATAATGGGAAGAAATCCTCTCCAGTGTATCCACTCTCTAAGGATCTCCCTTATGTTCACATCATTTACCAG aaaccTTGTTATGTAGGTCCTGTTGAAAGAAGAGCAGTGCTTCTCTGCAATGGCAAGCTAAGGCTCAGTGCAATTCAGCAGATGTTTGGCCTCTCTCTTGTTGAAATGCTGCATG ATTCCCATTGGATTCTTCTCTCTGCTGATAGTGAGGGCTTCATCCCATTAACTTTCACAGCCACCCAG
- the Wdcp gene encoding WD repeat and coiled-coil-containing protein isoform X3: MELGKGKLLRTGLNVLYQAIHPNHGLAWTDGNQVFLTDLQFHSGEAKLGNSRVIGQFEHVCGLSWAQSATADMPTLLAIQHKKHVTVWQLCPSTVGSSKWLVSQTSEIRESLPLLPQGCVWHPQNAVLTVMTSQNVSVFPDVHCDSSRIKVDINTQGRIHCGCWTQDGQRLVVAVGSSLHSFIWDSPQKILHRSSLCPVFDVDSYICSMRATVDSQVAIATELPLDKICSLNALETFDVPLNGEDTHLPTFPVIDEMPSVDKGEIASESNSEISVSPSFSEPLDLTHIHFNQARSEGSSLICLRQKNYLTGTGQDSSHLVLVTFKEAVTMTRKVTIPGILVPDLIAFNLKAQVVAVASNTCNIILIYSIISSSMPNIQQIHLESNERPKGICFLADKLLILVGKQKSTDSAFLPSSESDQYILRLIVREVLLKEESSATSNKSQSAPSICSALLNRKKLIRSLSPDFCHQNRGLLLTANTNSQNKRPGRPLIKEIKSLPSSITDDSIALETLSRPSRTPDHSSTPKPPDVFQKENLQKEKETYQLPKELGILSRNLIELQQCLSELMDFVHNGKKSSPVYPLSKDLPYVHIIYQKPCYVGPVERRAVLLCNGKLRLSAIQQMFGLSLVEMLHDSHWILLSADSEGFIPLTFTATQRIRPLSADSIAVGLE, translated from the exons ATGGAGTTGGGAAAAGGAAAACTGCTCAGGACTGGACTGAATGTGTTGTATCAAGCAATACACCCAAACCATGGCCTTGCCTGGACGGATGGGAATCAAGTATTTCTGACTGATTTACAGTTTCACAGTGGAGAAGCCAAACTTGGGAACTCCAGAGTCATTGGACAATTTGAACATGTCTGTGGGCTATCGTGGGCCCAGTCAGCAACGGCTGACATGCCCACTCTACTTGCTATCCAGCACAAGAAGCATGTCACTGTGTGGCAGCTGTGTCCCAGCACTGTGGGGTCAAGCAAATGGTTGGTGTCTCAGACCTCTGAAATTAGAGAAtcacttcctctccttccccagggcTGTGTGTGGCACCCCCAAAATGCTGTCCTGACTGTGATGACTTCACAGAATGTCTCTGTTTTCCCTGATGTTCACTGTGACAGTTCCCGGATAAAAGTGGACATCAACACTCAGGGCCGCATTCACTGTGGATGCTGGACCCAGGATGGCCAGAGGCTAGTGGTTGCAGTAGGCAGCAgccttcattcttttatttgggATAGTCCTCAGAAGATTCTTCACAGGTCCTCCTTGTGTCCAGTGTTTGATGTGGACAGCTACATCTGTTCCATGAGAGCCACTGTGGATTCACAGGTTGCTATAGCTACAGAGCTTCCACTAGATAAGATTTGTAGCTTAAATGCATTGGAAACGTTTGATGTTCCACTTAATGGTGAAGATACTCATCTTCCTACTTTTCCAGTTATTGATGAAATGCCTTCTGTGGATAAGGGGGAAATTGCTTCTGAATCAAATTCTGAAATATcagtttctccttccttttcagaGCCCTTGGATCTAACTCATATACATTTCAACCAAGCTAGGTCTGAGGGGAGTTCTCTTATTTGCTTAAGACAAAAGAACTACTTGACAGGAACTGGCCAGGATTCTTCACATTTGGTCCTTGTGACTTTTAAGGAAGCAGTTACCATGACCAGAAAAGTGACCATTCCAGGCATTTTGGTTCCTGATTTAATAGCATTTAATCTTAAAGCACAGGTAGTGGCAGTGGCTTCCAACACTTGTAATATAATTTTGATCTACTCTATCATTTCATCTTCTATGCCAAACATCCAGCAAATTCATTTAGAAAGTAATGAAAGACCAAAAGGCATATGTTTTTTGGcagataaattattaattttggtaGGAAAACAAAAGTCCACTGATTCagcatttcttccttcttcagaGTCTGATCAGTATATCCTTCGTCTGATTGTTAGAGAAGTATTGTTGAAAGAAGAATCTTCAGCCACATCTAACAAAAGCCAGAGTGCTCCTTCTATTTGCAGTGCTCtgttaaataggaaaaaattgaTTAGAAGTCTTTCCCCAGATTTTTGCCACCAAAACAGAGGGCTTTTATTAACAGCTAATACTAATAGTCAGAATAAAAGGCCTGGAAGGCCCCttattaaagaaatcaaaagtcTCCCATCCAGTATCACTGATGATTCCATTGCCCTGGAAACACTCTCAAGGCCCAGCAGAACACCAGATCACTCCAGCACACCAAAACCTCCTGATGTGTTTCAAAAAGAGAActtacaaaaggaaaaggaaacttaCCAACTACCTAAGGAACTGGGAATTTTGTCTAGAAACCTGATTGAATTGCAACAGTGTCTTTCTGAACTCATGGATTTTGTACATAATGGGAAGAAATCCTCTCCAGTGTATCCACTCTCTAAGGATCTCCCTTATGTTCACATCATTTACCAG aaaccTTGTTATGTAGGTCCTGTTGAAAGAAGAGCAGTGCTTCTCTGCAATGGCAAGCTAAGGCTCAGTGCAATTCAGCAGATGTTTGGCCTCTCTCTTGTTGAAATGCTGCATG ATTCCCATTGGATTCTTCTCTCTGCTGATAGTGAGGGCTTCATCCCATTAACTTTCACAGCCACCCAG
- the Wdcp gene encoding WD repeat and coiled-coil-containing protein isoform X4 translates to MELGKGKLLRTGLNVLYQAIHPNHGLAWTDGNQVFLTDLQFHSGEAKLGNSRVIGQFEHVCGLSWAQSATADMPTLLAIQHKKHVTVWQLCPSTVGSSKWLVSQTSEIRESLPLLPQGCVWHPQNAVLTVMTSQNVSVFPDVHCDSSRIKVDINTQGRIHCGCWTQDGQRLVVAVGSSLHSFIWDSPQKILHRSSLCPVFDVDSYICSMRATVDSQVAIATELPLDKICSLNALETFDVPLNGEDTHLPTFPVIDEMPSVDKGEIASESNSEISVSPSFSEPLDLTHIHFNQARSEGSSLICLRQKNYLTGTGQDSSHLVLVTFKEAVTMTRKVTIPGILVPDLIAFNLKAQVVAVASNTCNIILIYSIISSSMPNIQQIHLESNERPKGICFLADKLLILVGKQKSTDSAFLPSSESDQYILRLIVREVLLKEESSATSNKSQSAPSICSALLNRKKLIRSLSPDFCHQNRGLLLTANTNSQNKRPGRPLIKEIKSLPSSITDDSIALETLSRPSRTPDHSSTPKPPDVFQKENLQKEKETYQLPKELGILSRNLIELQQCLSELMDFVHNGKKSSPVYPLSKDLPYVHIIYQIPIGFFSLLIVRASSH, encoded by the exons ATGGAGTTGGGAAAAGGAAAACTGCTCAGGACTGGACTGAATGTGTTGTATCAAGCAATACACCCAAACCATGGCCTTGCCTGGACGGATGGGAATCAAGTATTTCTGACTGATTTACAGTTTCACAGTGGAGAAGCCAAACTTGGGAACTCCAGAGTCATTGGACAATTTGAACATGTCTGTGGGCTATCGTGGGCCCAGTCAGCAACGGCTGACATGCCCACTCTACTTGCTATCCAGCACAAGAAGCATGTCACTGTGTGGCAGCTGTGTCCCAGCACTGTGGGGTCAAGCAAATGGTTGGTGTCTCAGACCTCTGAAATTAGAGAAtcacttcctctccttccccagggcTGTGTGTGGCACCCCCAAAATGCTGTCCTGACTGTGATGACTTCACAGAATGTCTCTGTTTTCCCTGATGTTCACTGTGACAGTTCCCGGATAAAAGTGGACATCAACACTCAGGGCCGCATTCACTGTGGATGCTGGACCCAGGATGGCCAGAGGCTAGTGGTTGCAGTAGGCAGCAgccttcattcttttatttgggATAGTCCTCAGAAGATTCTTCACAGGTCCTCCTTGTGTCCAGTGTTTGATGTGGACAGCTACATCTGTTCCATGAGAGCCACTGTGGATTCACAGGTTGCTATAGCTACAGAGCTTCCACTAGATAAGATTTGTAGCTTAAATGCATTGGAAACGTTTGATGTTCCACTTAATGGTGAAGATACTCATCTTCCTACTTTTCCAGTTATTGATGAAATGCCTTCTGTGGATAAGGGGGAAATTGCTTCTGAATCAAATTCTGAAATATcagtttctccttccttttcagaGCCCTTGGATCTAACTCATATACATTTCAACCAAGCTAGGTCTGAGGGGAGTTCTCTTATTTGCTTAAGACAAAAGAACTACTTGACAGGAACTGGCCAGGATTCTTCACATTTGGTCCTTGTGACTTTTAAGGAAGCAGTTACCATGACCAGAAAAGTGACCATTCCAGGCATTTTGGTTCCTGATTTAATAGCATTTAATCTTAAAGCACAGGTAGTGGCAGTGGCTTCCAACACTTGTAATATAATTTTGATCTACTCTATCATTTCATCTTCTATGCCAAACATCCAGCAAATTCATTTAGAAAGTAATGAAAGACCAAAAGGCATATGTTTTTTGGcagataaattattaattttggtaGGAAAACAAAAGTCCACTGATTCagcatttcttccttcttcagaGTCTGATCAGTATATCCTTCGTCTGATTGTTAGAGAAGTATTGTTGAAAGAAGAATCTTCAGCCACATCTAACAAAAGCCAGAGTGCTCCTTCTATTTGCAGTGCTCtgttaaataggaaaaaattgaTTAGAAGTCTTTCCCCAGATTTTTGCCACCAAAACAGAGGGCTTTTATTAACAGCTAATACTAATAGTCAGAATAAAAGGCCTGGAAGGCCCCttattaaagaaatcaaaagtcTCCCATCCAGTATCACTGATGATTCCATTGCCCTGGAAACACTCTCAAGGCCCAGCAGAACACCAGATCACTCCAGCACACCAAAACCTCCTGATGTGTTTCAAAAAGAGAActtacaaaaggaaaaggaaacttaCCAACTACCTAAGGAACTGGGAATTTTGTCTAGAAACCTGATTGAATTGCAACAGTGTCTTTCTGAACTCATGGATTTTGTACATAATGGGAAGAAATCCTCTCCAGTGTATCCACTCTCTAAGGATCTCCCTTATGTTCACATCATTTACCAG ATTCCCATTGGATTCTTCTCTCTGCTGATAGTGAGGGCTTCATCCCATTAA
- the Fkbp1b gene encoding peptidyl-prolyl cis-trans isomerase FKBP1B isoform X2 — translation MGVEIETISPGDGMLQNGKKFDSSRDRNKPFKFRIGKQEVIKGFEEGAAQMSLGQRAKLTCTPDVAYGATGHPGVIPPNATLIFDVELLNLE, via the exons ATGGGCGTGGAGATCGAGACCATCTCCCCGGGAGACG GAATGCTTCAAAATGGGAAGAAATTCGATTCATCCAGAGACAGAAACAAACCTTTCAAGTTCAGAATTGGCAAACAGGAAGTCATCAAAGGTTTTGAAGAGGGTGCAGCCCAG ATGAGCTTGGGGCAGAGGGCGAAGCTGACCTGCACCCCTGATGTGGCATATGGAGCCACAGGCCACCCTGGTGTCATCCCTCCCAATGCCACCCTCATCTTTGACGTGGAGCTGCTCAACTTAGAGTGA
- the Fkbp1b gene encoding peptidyl-prolyl cis-trans isomerase FKBP1B isoform X3, whose product MGVEIETISPGDGRTFPKKGQTCVVHYTGMLQNGKKFDSSRDRNKPFKFRIGKQEVIKGFEEGAAQLGPLSPLPICPHPC is encoded by the exons ATGGGCGTGGAGATCGAGACCATCTCCCCGGGAGACG GAAGGACATTCCCGAAGAAGGGCCAAACATGCGTGGTACACTACACAG GAATGCTTCAAAATGGGAAGAAATTCGATTCATCCAGAGACAGAAACAAACCTTTCAAGTTCAGAATTGGCAAACAGGAAGTCATCAAAGGTTTTGAAGAGGGTGCAGCCCAG ctgggtcctctttctcctctccccatCTGCCCCCATCCCTGCTAG
- the Fkbp1b gene encoding peptidyl-prolyl cis-trans isomerase FKBP1B isoform X1, whose product MGVEIETISPGDGRTFPKKGQTCVVHYTGMLQNGKKFDSSRDRNKPFKFRIGKQEVIKGFEEGAAQMSLGQRAKLTCTPDVAYGATGHPGVIPPNATLIFDVELLNLE is encoded by the exons ATGGGCGTGGAGATCGAGACCATCTCCCCGGGAGACG GAAGGACATTCCCGAAGAAGGGCCAAACATGCGTGGTACACTACACAG GAATGCTTCAAAATGGGAAGAAATTCGATTCATCCAGAGACAGAAACAAACCTTTCAAGTTCAGAATTGGCAAACAGGAAGTCATCAAAGGTTTTGAAGAGGGTGCAGCCCAG ATGAGCTTGGGGCAGAGGGCGAAGCTGACCTGCACCCCTGATGTGGCATATGGAGCCACAGGCCACCCTGGTGTCATCCCTCCCAATGCCACCCTCATCTTTGACGTGGAGCTGCTCAACTTAGAGTGA
- the Fkbp1b gene encoding peptidyl-prolyl cis-trans isomerase FKBP1B isoform X4, with amino-acid sequence MGVEIETISPGDGMLQNGKKFDSSRDRNKPFKFRIGKQEVIKGFEEGAAQLGPLSPLPICPHPC; translated from the exons ATGGGCGTGGAGATCGAGACCATCTCCCCGGGAGACG GAATGCTTCAAAATGGGAAGAAATTCGATTCATCCAGAGACAGAAACAAACCTTTCAAGTTCAGAATTGGCAAACAGGAAGTCATCAAAGGTTTTGAAGAGGGTGCAGCCCAG ctgggtcctctttctcctctccccatCTGCCCCCATCCCTGCTAG